In Arthrobacter sp. CJ23, the genomic window CCGGCGAGCCCAACCGGGCGACCCAACTGAATAGCTGAACACACGGCAGCGGCCGGCGGAGGATCCCGCCGGCCGCTGCTGTGCGTCCCGGCTACAGTTCCAGGCCCGTGCCGCGCATTGCGGCCACGATCCGCTCCGTGACGGTGCCGATGTCCCCGTCGCCGTCCACCTGCAGCAGGATCCCGCGCCCGGCATAGGCGGCCGCCACCGGCTCCGTTTGGCGGTAGTAGACCTCCAGGCGGTGCCGGATCACGTCTTCGGTGTCGTCGCTCCGGCCGCTGATCCTGGCCCGGGAAAGCATGCGCTCCACGAGTTCCCCGTCCTCCGCCGTCAGCTGCAGGGCAAGGTCCAGGCGCGTACCGAGGGAGGCCAGGATCCCGTCCAGGACCTCAAGCTGCTTGGTGTTGCGAGGGTATCCGTCGAGCAGGAAGCCGCCCCCGGCGTCGGGGTTGTGCAGGCGTTCGCGCACCATCGCATTGGTCACGCTGT contains:
- a CDS encoding adenylate kinase, with protein sequence MTNMLILGPPGSGKGTQAEQIAARLGIPAISTGEMFRAHVDAATPLGLEARKYLDEGNFVPDSVTNAMVRERLHNPDAGGGFLLDGYPRNTKQLEVLDGILASLGTRLDLALQLTAEDGELVERMLSRARISGRSDDTEDVIRHRLEVYYRQTEPVAAAYAGRGILLQVDGDGDIGTVTERIVAAMRGTGLEL